The bacterium genome has a segment encoding these proteins:
- a CDS encoding helix-turn-helix transcriptional regulator: MKTETMNAVFLALASPHRRRMLDILVEMPGCNVNDVAKYFDMSRIAVMKHLRVLEEAELIVSEKVGRSREMHFNVAPIQAIHDRWSTEYSRFWSGQVMDIKYAAEQAVAKEKP, encoded by the coding sequence ATGAAAACCGAGACCATGAACGCCGTCTTCCTGGCCCTGGCCAGCCCGCATCGTCGCCGGATGCTCGACATCCTCGTCGAGATGCCGGGGTGCAACGTGAACGACGTGGCCAAGTACTTCGACATGAGCCGCATCGCCGTCATGAAGCACCTCCGGGTGCTGGAAGAGGCGGAGCTGATCGTCTCGGAGAAGGTCGGACGCAGCCGCGAGATGCACTTCAACGTGGCGCCGATCCAGGCCATCCACGACCGCTGGTCGACCGAGTACAGCCGCTTCTGGAGCGGCCAGGTGATGGACATCAAGTACGCGGCCGAGCAGGCCGTCGCGAAGGAGAAGCCATGA
- a CDS encoding SRPBCC domain-containing protein has protein sequence MSATTKQVYRVMIEAPVEKVWEVLTQSGRPLPFFFGSVLHTTSLGPGAPIRMRTPDGKNTGVVGEVLEFDPPRRYAHTFKFTSENDPLCRVTYELEPVDGGTRFTLTSEEVPVGTKTEKYMGQGTEFICNTLKSLVETGQPNLKQKFFLFMMKCTSFMTPRQSRSENWPLDKAIT, from the coding sequence ATGAGCGCCACCACGAAGCAGGTGTACCGCGTGATGATCGAGGCTCCGGTGGAGAAGGTCTGGGAGGTGCTGACCCAGTCGGGTCGGCCGCTGCCGTTCTTCTTCGGCTCGGTGCTGCACACGACCAGCCTGGGCCCCGGCGCCCCCATCCGCATGCGCACCCCCGACGGGAAGAACACCGGCGTCGTGGGCGAGGTGCTCGAGTTCGATCCGCCGCGGCGCTACGCGCACACGTTCAAGTTCACCTCCGAGAACGACCCCCTGTGCCGGGTGACCTACGAGCTCGAGCCGGTCGACGGCGGCACGCGCTTCACCCTGACCAGCGAGGAGGTGCCGGTCGGCACCAAGACCGAGAAGTACATGGGGCAGGGCACCGAGTTCATCTGCAACACGCTGAAGTCGCTGGTCGAGACCGGACAACCCAACCTCAAGCAGAAGTTCTTCCTCTTCATGATGAAGTGCACGTCGTTCATGACGCCCAGGCAGAGCCGCAGCGAGAACTGGCCGCTCGACAAGGCGATCACGTGA
- a CDS encoding DNA alkylation repair protein: MNLGQIRAELQALADPAIAAHSARFFRTGPGEYGEGDRFLGIRVPRVRALAKRCGDLSLARVAGLLRSRWHEERLLAVIILAGKFDRASADERGRIAEFYLAHTDRVNNWDLVDTSAHRIVGPWLQDRPRGLLRDLARSDSLWERRIAVMATYHFIRQGDFGDTLDLCALLLDDDQDLIHKVCGWMLREVAKRDRTVAEAFLRQHHARLPRTMLRYAIEKFPEPLRRSYLSGTWD, encoded by the coding sequence GTGAACCTGGGGCAGATCCGCGCCGAGCTGCAGGCCCTGGCCGATCCCGCCATCGCCGCCCACAGCGCCCGCTTCTTCCGCACGGGGCCGGGCGAGTACGGCGAAGGCGACCGCTTCCTGGGCATCCGCGTGCCGCGCGTGCGGGCGCTGGCGAAGCGGTGCGGGGACCTCTCCCTGGCCAGGGTCGCCGGGCTGTTGAGGTCGCGGTGGCACGAGGAGCGCCTCCTGGCGGTGATCATCCTGGCGGGGAAGTTCGACCGGGCGAGCGCGGACGAGCGCGGGCGCATCGCCGAATTCTATCTCGCCCACACCGACCGCGTGAACAACTGGGATCTGGTCGACACTTCGGCCCACCGCATCGTCGGGCCCTGGCTGCAGGACCGTCCGCGCGGCCTGCTGCGCGACCTCGCCCGCTCGGACTCCCTGTGGGAGAGGCGCATCGCGGTCATGGCCACCTACCATTTCATCCGGCAGGGCGACTTCGGCGACACGCTGGACCTCTGCGCCCTGCTGCTCGATGACGACCAGGACCTGATCCACAAGGTCTGCGGCTGGATGCTGCGGGAGGTCGCCAAGCGGGACCGGACCGTCGCCGAGGCTTTCCTGCGGCAGCACCACGCCCGCCTGCCGCGCACGATGCTGCGCTACGCCATCGAGAAGTTCCCGGAACCGCTGCGGCGGAGCTACCTGTCCGGGACGTGGGATTGA
- a CDS encoding DUF4287 domain-containing protein, with translation MAKSPEEMAASMVANLKEKTGRDMAAWLKIVKAAGAAKHGEIVKLLKGEHGVTHGYANLIAHTYLNAGDAAGGDDLVAAQYAGPKADLRPIYDKLARAVAKFGKDVELSPKKTYVSLRRSKQFGLVQPSTRTRVDVGLNLKGEPAGGRLEASGSFNAMVSHRVRLESAADVDAELIGWLRKAYERA, from the coding sequence ATGGCGAAGTCCCCCGAGGAAATGGCCGCCAGCATGGTGGCGAACCTGAAGGAGAAGACCGGCCGGGACATGGCGGCCTGGCTGAAGATCGTCAAGGCGGCCGGAGCCGCGAAGCACGGCGAGATCGTCAAGCTGCTCAAGGGCGAGCACGGCGTCACGCACGGCTACGCCAACCTCATCGCCCACACGTATCTGAACGCAGGCGACGCGGCCGGGGGCGACGACCTCGTCGCGGCCCAGTACGCCGGGCCGAAGGCCGACCTGCGGCCGATCTACGACAAGCTGGCCAGGGCGGTGGCGAAGTTCGGCAAGGATGTCGAGCTGTCCCCGAAGAAGACCTACGTGAGCCTGCGGCGGAGCAAGCAGTTCGGTCTCGTGCAGCCGTCGACCAGGACCCGGGTCGACGTGGGGCTGAACCTGAAGGGCGAGCCGGCCGGGGGGCGCCTGGAAGCGTCGGGGAGCTTCAACGCGATGGTGAGCCATCGGGTGCGGCTGGAGAGCGCGGCCGACGTGGACGCCGAGCTGATCGGGTGGCTGCGGAAAGCGTACGAGCGGGCCTGA
- a CDS encoding glycoside hydrolase family 16 protein has product MRALVVLGILLAAGTAGCSEETAPEPEIGLIWADEFEGPAGQLPDSTRWVFDIGTDWGNAQLEWTTNRPENVSLDGNGNLAITAREESFAGQDYTSGRIKTKGVFERAYGRFEARIKLPVGQGIWPAFWMLGRDIDQVGWPACGEIDIMEFLGQDPRTIYGTIHGPGHFGGSAIGRTHTISQGGFHLGFHEFAVQWSPERISWYVDGFNYFTVALTDLPAGATWVYDHPFFILLNVAVGGRWPGSPDETTTFPQTMLVDWVRVYGEK; this is encoded by the coding sequence GAGCCCGAGATCGGCCTCATCTGGGCCGACGAGTTCGAGGGCCCCGCGGGCCAGCTCCCCGACTCGACGCGCTGGGTCTTCGACATCGGCACCGACTGGGGCAACGCCCAGCTCGAGTGGACCACCAACCGCCCCGAGAACGTGAGCCTCGACGGCAACGGCAACCTGGCCATCACCGCCCGCGAGGAGAGCTTCGCCGGCCAGGACTACACGTCCGGGCGCATCAAGACCAAGGGCGTGTTCGAGCGGGCCTACGGGCGCTTCGAGGCGCGCATCAAGCTGCCGGTGGGGCAGGGCATCTGGCCGGCCTTCTGGATGCTGGGCCGGGACATCGACCAGGTGGGCTGGCCGGCCTGCGGCGAGATCGACATCATGGAGTTCCTCGGCCAGGACCCGCGCACCATCTACGGCACCATCCACGGTCCCGGCCACTTCGGCGGCAGCGCCATCGGCCGCACCCACACCATCAGCCAGGGCGGCTTCCATCTGGGCTTCCACGAGTTCGCGGTGCAGTGGTCGCCCGAGCGCATCAGCTGGTACGTCGACGGCTTCAACTACTTCACCGTGGCCCTGACCGACCTGCCCGCCGGCGCCACCTGGGTGTACGACCACCCCTTCTTCATCCTGCTGAACGTGGCGGTGGGCGGCCGCTGGCCGGGCAGCCCGGACGAGACGACCACCTTCCCCCAGACCATGCTCGTCGACTGGGTGCGGGTGTACGGCGAGAAGTAG